A window from Leishmania mexicana MHOM/GT/2001/U1103 complete genome, chromosome 33 encodes these proteins:
- a CDS encoding putative nucleolar protein family a: protein MPRGFGGRGGGDRGGGSRGFGGPRGGRGGGGFGGGRGGGRGGHMSEPDPPENVEEVGTFMNAAEGELVYKVTARAVVPRFNAFVYTENKAKVGKIEEILGNTTDVMFSVKPSPGVQAASLSEGDKVYISPTQFTPLRVFTDPPKPRGRGGRGGDRGGRGGGRGGDRGGRGGFGGRGSFGGMGGGRGSFGGMGGGRGSFGGMGGGRGSFGGGGRGSFGGRGGGRGFDGRGRGH, encoded by the coding sequence ATGCCCCGAGGATTCGGAggacgtggcggtggtgaccgcggtggtggcagccgcggctTTGGGGGCCCCCGTGggggccgcggtggcggcggcttcggcggtggtcgaggtggcggccgtggcggtCACATGTCGGAGCCTGACCCGCCGGAGaacgtggaggaggtcggCACCTTCATGAACGCCGCAGAGGGCGAGTTAGTTTACAAGGTCACGGCGCGCGCTGTGGTGCCGCGCTTCAACGCGTTTGTGTACACCGAAAATAAGGCGAAGGTCGGGAAAATCGAGGAGATTCTCGGCAACACAACAGATGTCATGTTTTCCGTGAAGCCATCGCCTGGCGTGCAGGCGGCGTCCCTCAGCGAGGGCGATAAAGTGTACATTTCGCCTACGCAGTTTACACCTCTCCGTGTCTTCACCGACCCGCCGAAGCCGCGGGGTCGTGGtggtcgcggcggcgaccgtggtggtcgtggtggtggccgcggcggcgatcGTGGTGGTCGCGGCGGGTTCGGTGGTCGCGGCAGCTTCGGCGGCATGGGTGGTGGTCGCGGCAGCTTCGGCGGCATGGGTGGCGGGCGCGGCAGCTTCGGCGGCATGGGTGGCGGGCGCGGCagcttcggcggcggtggccgtggAAGCTTTGGtggtcgtggcggcggccgtggtTTCGATGGTCGCGGTCGCGGTCACTAG
- a CDS encoding putative coatomer alpha subunit — translation MLTKFEARSSRVKAVALHNSATWVLCGLHNGAVQIWDYRMSTCVDTYTEHVGAVRGADFHVNQPLFVTGGDDYTVKVWNYKLRRCLFTMTGHMDYVRTTFFHHEQPWIVSCSDDFTIRIWNWQSRKSIACLPGHNHYVMCAQFHPFSDLVVSGSLDKTIRVWDISALRHRKEEAGITHDLLGTTDVVVRYELDGHEKGINWVAFHACGDLLLSAADDRTVRLWTMSGTSCYVSRTFTGHTSNVCCAVFYRNDYLISCAEDRTIRVVHMSSGVTVQTFRREVERYWIMASDSTRNLIAIGHDAGLQVFKLTRERPAFAIHNTTQLYYTCQNKLHMYNFETEEVTSSAVTYQFYPPTALSCCPTTGGVMLSYATGGPQVDWIPKPLATRTCNVEATMKGIDGVFFGGHKLAYVDVNGKMCIQNVAKAGGKPQQTDVSCSRIYPGPVGCVLCQSNDKILLYQVAQHGAVAEATVSGVRYAVWDKDFSKVALIAKNTVTIMTKRLKTIASVAESSARIKSAAFDETRDVMYFTTSNHLKYCYLRNGETSTISTLKNVVYLVRAVGDSIYVLTRDGRVLRKELDNVELNFKLKLQQQSYRDLIRIMQQGKLKGQALVGYLHKHGHSEIALHFVSDSLTRFNLAIECGAIDIAKATAIELNQPAIWRRLADTATNFGDIQLAQFASAKAGNYYASGLLALLTGNTASVANLVNATRDDNFKLHYSMYIDDAKQRVDILCKVNQLPLAYVTAKSHGLEEMAAQVLQRMEPEVAARVQAQRFHPASQRRTVEPATENWPMLQVEESVFARLLKEPGHLDIIAQQELDEDVAAGAGWDDDEDDDTLLPGVGADTGDAGALADRDEMGGGWDDDLDIDVSAALPDTGGATSDSTGYVVPRERPPIMQIWADAYTLPAFHVAAGSFASALRLLQRQIGLADPTPLKPYMLQLWAAVNVCRPAPNGLCTVLAMSTQPPDSETEVRHAPALPDFMPVLADKLRVGYQLFVEGKFSEALDVFRSILHLSVMTVVKDDQQKATLREIMVIAPEYTRALALQLQLRTLNASSPEALQLALYFTHFRLHRAHLTLALSQAMSKAYKQKNIKTAAEVARRLLEQDPPQNKAQQAAAIITEADRNPTNAVQIDYDERNPFTLCSATYKPMYKGVVTPVRCSYCLSPADPSYKGTLCSVCKLAKIGVDSAGLVNRI, via the coding sequence ATGCTCACCAAGTTCGAGGCGCGTTCGTCCCGCGTGAAAGCGGTTGCGCTACACAACAGCGCCACGTGGGTTCTCTGCGGATTGCACAACGGTGCTGTGCAGATTTGGGACTATCGTATGAGCACATGTGTCGACACGTACACAGAGCATGTTGGCGCAGTGCGCGGCGCGGACTTCCATGTGAACCAGCCTCTCTTTGTCACCGGCGGCGATGACTACACAGTGAAGGTGTGGAACTACaagctgcggcgctgcctctTCACGATGACAGGACATATGGACTATGTTCGCACCACTTTCTTCCACCACGAACAGCCGTGGATCGTTTCCTGCTCGGACGACTTCACCATCCGTATCTGGAATTGGCAGAGTCGAAAGAGCATTGCGTGCTTGCCGGGTCACAATCACTATGTCATGTGCGCCCAGTTTCACCCGTTCAGCGACCTTGTTGTGTCCGGCAGCCTGGACAAGACAATCCGAGTGTGGGATATCTCGGCGCTGCGACACcggaaggaggaggccggCATCACGCACGATCTCCTGGGCACGACGGATGTTGTGGTGCGGTACGAGTTGGACGGGCACGAGAAGGGTATCAACTGGGTTGCCTTTCACGCGTGCGGCGACCTGCTACTCTCTGCCGCCGATGACCGCACAGTGCGCCTGTGGACGATGTCGGGGACATCGTGCTACGTCTCTCGCACGTTCACCGGACACACCAGCAAcgtgtgctgcgccgtcttTTACAGGAATGACTATCTCATTTCCTGTGCAGAAGACCGCACAATTCGCGTGGTGCACATGTCCTCCGGCGTGACGGTGCAGACGTTCCGTCGCGAGGTGGAGCGCTACTGGATCATGGCAAGCGACTCGACGCGCAACCTCATCGCCATTGGCCATGACGCGGGTCTGCAGGTCTTCAAGCTCACTCGGGAGCGGCCCGCCTTTGCGATCCACAACACGACGCAACTGTACTACACATGCCAGAACAAACTCCATATGTACAACTTCGAGACCGAGGAAGTCACTTCCTCTGCCGTCACCTACCAGTTTTACCCGCCGACGGCGCTCTCGTGCTGTCCGACGACTGGAGGCGTGATGCTCTCCTACGCTACCGGGGGTCCGCAAGTGGATTGGATTCCGAAGCCACTGGCAACAAGGACATGCAACGTGGAGGCTACCATGAAAGGCATCGACGGCGTTTTCTTTGGCGGGCACAAGCTCGCCTACGTGGACGTCAACGGAAAGATGTGCATCCAGAATGTGGCCAAGGCCGGTGGAAAGCCGCAGCAGACCGACGTGTCGTGCAGTCGCATTTATCCTGGCCCCGTCGGCTGCGTCCTTTGCCAGAGCAACGACAAGATCCTCCTGTACCAGGTGGCGCAACACGGCGCGGTGGCCGAGGCGACAGTGTCAGGGGTACGGTACGCTGTGTGGGACAAGGATTTCTCCAAGGTGGCGCTCATCGCCAAGAACACGGTGACCATTATGACGAAGCGCCTCAAGACTATCGCGTCGGTTGCCGAGTCGTCGGCCCGCATTAAATCCGCCGCCTTCGACGAGACGCGGGACGTTATGTACTTCACCACATCCAACCACCTCAAGTACTGCTACCTGCGCAACGGCGAAACGAGCACTATCAGCACGCTCAAGAACGTCGTCTACCTGGTGCGGGCCGTGGGCGACTCCATCTACGTCTTGACACGCGACGGTCGCGTTCTGCGCAAGGAGCTGGACAACGTGGAACTGAACTTCAAGCTGaaactgcagcagcagtcgtaCCGCGACCTAATCCGCATTATGCAGCAAGGCAAGCTCAAAGGTCAGGCGCTGGTCGGGTACCTACACAAGCACGGACACTCCGAGATCGCCTTGCACTTCGTCAGCGACTCGCTCACGCGCTTCAACCTCGCCATCGAGTGTGGCGCCATCGACATTGCCAAGGCGACCGCGATTGAGCTCAACCAGCCAGCCATCTGGCGTCGCCTTGCCGACACCGCCACAAACTTCGGTGACATCCAGCTGGCCCAGTTTGCGAGTGCCAAGGCTGGCAACTACTACGCCTCTGGCCTGCTTGCCCTTCTTACGGGAAACACCGCCTCGGTCGCCAACCTTGTCAACGCCACCCGCGACGACAACTTCAAGCTGCATTATAGCATGTACATCGACGACGCGAAGCAACGCGTGGACATCCTCTGCAAGGTTAACCAGCTGCCTCTGGCGTACGTGACGGCGAAGTCGCACGGTttggaggagatggcggcgcaggtgctgcaaCGGATGGagccggaggtggcggcgcgcgtgcaggcgcagcgaTTCCATCCAGCGTCGCAGAGGCGAACGGTTGAACCAGCCACGGAGAACTGGCCTATGCTGCAGGTGGAGGAGTCCGTGTTTGCGCGACTGCTGAAGGAACCGGGCCATTTGGACATCATCGCCCAACAGGAGCtcgacgaggacgtcgccgccggcgctggctgggacgacgacgaggacgacgacacgCTACTGCCTGGCGTGGGTGCAGACACCGGCGATGCAGGGGCGCTGGCTGACAGAGATGAGATGGGTGGCGGCTGGGACGACGACCTCGACATTGACGTGTCCGCTGCTCTCCCGGATACCGGCGGCGCCACTTCCGATAGCACCGGCTACGTCGTGCCGCGCGAGCGTCCGCCCATCATGCAGATATGGGCTGACGCCTACACACTTCCTGCTTTCCACGTCGCTGCCGGGTCTTTTGcgagtgcgctgcgcctgctgcagcgccagatCGGCTTGGCAGACCCGACACCGCTGAAGCCGTAcatgctgcagctgtgggCAGCCGTTAACGTGTGCAGGCCTGCACCGAACGGCCTGTGTACGGTGCTCGCCATGTCCACGCAGCCGCCGGACAGCGAGACGGAGGTGCGCCACGCCCCGGCATTGCCGGACTTCATGCCTGTGCTCGCCGATAAGCTGCGAGTTGGCTACCAGCTGTTCGTTGAGGGCAAGTTTTCAGAGGCGCTGGATGTCTTCCGCAGCATTCTGCACCTCTCCGTCATGACAGTTGTCAAGGATGACCAGCAAAAGGCAACGCTGCGCGAAATCATGGTGATTGCACCCGAGTacacgcgcgctctcgcgctgcagctgcagctgcgcaccctcaacgcctcctctccggaggcgctgcagttgGCGCTGTACTTTACACACTTCCGTCTTCACCGCGCGCACCTGACACTGGCCCTTTCACAAGCGATGAGCAAGGCGTACAAACAGAAGAACATCAAGAccgccgccgaggtggcACGCCGTCTGCTGGAGCAGGACCCACCCCAAAACAAGGCACAGCAGGCCGCCGCTATTATCACCGAGGCAGACCGCAACCCCACTAACGCTGTCCAAATAGACTACGACGAGCGCAACCCGTTCACCCTATGCTCTGCCACCTACAAGCCCATGTACAAGGGCGTCGTGACTCCAGTGCGGTGCAGCTACTGCTTGTCGCCGGCTGACCCATCTTACAAGGGAACCTTGTGCTCCGTGTGCAAGTTAGCCAAGATTGGCGTCGACAGTGCCGGTCTCGTCAATCGAATTTGA
- a CDS encoding 20s proteasome beta 7 subunit, (putative) yields MASGGSVIAIKYNGGVLMAADTLLSYGSLAKWPNIPRIKLLGSYSAVCATGSYADFQMMAKQVEDNIERQKMYHNVDELKPSEVFSYLHRSIYQKRCDFEPCLCQMVFIGARDSETFLAAVDDVGTRWEDDCVATGYGAFIALPLLRQALEKNPGGLSRVQAEQILTDCLRVLFYRECRSINKFQLADAAGDGVRISEPFDVETNWEYEGFCFEKTAIIR; encoded by the coding sequence ATGGCGTCTGGCGGATCTGTCATCGCAATTAAGTACAACGGCGGTGTGCTGATGGCGGCGGACACGCTGCTGTCCTACGGGTCTCTCGCCAAGTGGCCCAACATCCCGCGCATCAAGCTCCTCGGCAGCTACTCCGCCGTGTGCGCCACAGGCAGCTACGCCGACTTCCAGATGATGGCCAAGCAGGTGGAGGACAACATTGAGCGCCAGAAGATGTACCACAACGTGGACGAGTTGAAGCCTAGTGAGGTGTTCAGCTACCTGCACCGCTCCATCTACCAGAAGCGCTGCGACTTCGAGCCGTGCCTGTGCCAGATGGTCTTCATTGGCGCCCGCGACAGTGAGACGTTTCTGGCGGCCGTGGACGACGTCGGCACGCGCTGGGAGGACGACTGCGTCGCGACCGGCTACGGCGCGTTCAtcgcactgccgctgctgcggcaggctCTGGAGAAGAACCCGGGTGGCTTGTCGCGGGTCCAGGCGGAGCAGATCCTCACTGactgcctgcgtgtgctcttCTACCGCGAGTGCCGCTCCATCAACAAGTTCCAGCTGgctgacgccgccggcgacggcgtgcgcaTCAGCGAGCCCTTCGACGTGGAGACGAACTGGGAGTACGAGGGCTTCTGCTTCGAGAAGACCGCCATCATCCGCTGA
- a CDS encoding quinonoid dihydropteridine reductase, which yields MKNVLLIGARGALGRAVANAFAKGKWSIISVDQAAAVQRGDDCCAVNPASSIEELQEAYKSAVTGRKVDAVINVAGSWAGGSVADTCTAASTELMLRQSLFSSVAAAHVFSTQGERDGLLLLTGAAAAVSPTPGMIGYGTAKSAVHFLCQSIAADPSVLPTDASVLAILPTILDTPGNRSAMPHADRSTWTSLEDVAQQIVEWSNGSRRPASGSLVKIVTENSKTRFIV from the coding sequence ATGAAAAACGTACTCCTCATCGGTGCTCGCGGTGCCCTTGGTCGTGCCGTGGCGAACGCCTTTGCCAAAGGCAAATGGTCCATCATCAGTGTAGATCAGGCAGCTGCTGTCCAGCGGGGCGATGACTGCTGTGCTGTCAACCCGGCAAGCTCCATTGAGGAACTGCAGGAGGCCTACAAGTCTGCGGTTACGGGACGCAAGGTTGACGCAGTGATCAACGTGGCTGGCAGCTGGGCCGGCGGCTCTGTCGCGGAcacctgcaccgctgcttcgACAGAGCTGATGCTGAGACAAtcgctcttctcctctgtAGCAGCGGCGCATGTGTTCAGTACGCAAGGTGAAAGGGATGGGCTTCTTCTTctcaccggcgcagcggctgctgtgaGTCCCACTCCCGGCATGATTGGGTACGGCACAGCAAAGTCTGCAGTGCACTTTCTCTGTCAGTCTATTGCGGCAGACCCATCCGTGTTGCCGACAGATGCGAGTGTCCTGGCTATCCTCCCCACTATCCTTGACACTCCCGGAAATAGAAGTGCGATGCCTCACGCTGACCGCTCCACGTGGACCTCGCTCGAggacgtggcgcagcagatcgTGGAGTGGAGCAATGGAAGTCGTCGTCCTGCTAGCGGATCACTCGTCAAGATCGTTACAGAAAACTCGAAGACGCGCTTCATTGTGTAG